From Patescibacteria group bacterium, a single genomic window includes:
- a CDS encoding arginine decarboxylase, pyruvoyl-dependent: MIPKNIFFVKGVGVHKDKLASFEAALRSAGIENQNLVYVSSIFPPGCKIIPRAKGVANLKAGQITFCVMARVETNEPNRLISAAIGLALPTDKDTYGYLSEHHAFGETDEKAGEYAEDLAATMLATTLGIEFDTEKAWNEREQEYKASGKIIKTTNICQSAQCNKYGLWTTCIAAAVFITEEQV; the protein is encoded by the coding sequence ATGATCCCAAAAAATATTTTTTTCGTGAAGGGTGTGGGCGTGCACAAAGACAAATTGGCATCCTTTGAGGCGGCGCTTCGGAGCGCCGGCATTGAAAATCAAAATTTGGTTTACGTGTCCAGCATTTTTCCTCCGGGATGCAAAATAATTCCCCGAGCAAAGGGGGTCGCAAATTTAAAGGCAGGCCAGATAACTTTTTGCGTCATGGCCAGGGTGGAAACCAACGAACCAAACAGATTGATATCAGCCGCCATCGGCTTGGCTCTGCCCACAGACAAAGATACTTACGGTTATCTTTCTGAACACCATGCTTTTGGCGAGACAGATGAAAAAGCCGGCGAGTATGCCGAGGATTTGGCTGCCACTATGTTGGCCACCACGCTCGGTATAGAGTTTGACACGGAAAAGGCCTGGAATGAGAGGGAACAGGAATATAAGGCAAGCGGAAAGATTATCAAAACAACCAATATTTGCCAATCAGCCCAGTGTAATAAATACGGGCTTTGGACAACCTGCATTGCCGCCGCGGTATTCATTACAGAGGAGCAGGTTTGA
- a CDS encoding Smr/MutS family protein, with protein MSDSIEAKSFAAELGAKMPELDLHEKMSLFNEEDVRGFVLENYHLDKEMVRIIYGIGEGILRKKVLELLKIPELQSVIARVDEKIGSCIIIFKEDI; from the coding sequence ATGTCTGACAGTATTGAAGCAAAATCATTTGCCGCCGAGCTTGGAGCCAAAATGCCCGAGCTGGATTTGCATGAAAAAATGTCTCTTTTTAATGAGGAAGATGTCAGGGGTTTTGTTTTGGAAAATTATCATTTGGATAAAGAGATGGTCCGGATTATATATGGAATCGGCGAAGGAATATTACGAAAAAAGGTGCTGGAATTGTTAAAAATCCCGGAGTTACAAAGTGTAATAGCCAGAGTTGATGAAAAAATTGGCAGTTGCATAATAATTTTTAAAGAAGATATCTAA
- a CDS encoding LAGLIDADG family homing endonuclease: MKPLAKVKIEWSPEFAYVIGLIVTDGNLSTDGRHISFTSKDLDFIELYKKYLGLSNKIGIKSKCGYGRKDRNYYVIQFGDVLFYKFLLSIGLMPKKSKTLGELNIPDKYFYDFLRGCIDGDGTIDSFRHPESKLPQFRIRLVSASKPFLVWVKSMTEKDGIKGYFTVGGGIHVLAYAKRDSTKLVDLLYYSRFPASLERKYSRAKEFLRQQENSRN; this comes from the coding sequence ATGAAACCACTCGCAAAAGTAAAAATTGAATGGTCACCGGAGTTTGCCTATGTTATAGGTTTGATTGTGACTGACGGAAATTTGTCTACAGATGGCAGACATATTAGTTTTACGTCTAAGGATTTAGATTTTATAGAGTTGTATAAAAAATATTTGGGGCTGAGTAATAAAATTGGTATCAAAAGCAAATGCGGTTATGGCAGGAAAGATAGAAATTATTATGTCATACAATTTGGGGATGTTTTATTTTATAAATTTTTATTGAGTATTGGGTTGATGCCAAAGAAATCTAAAACTTTAGGAGAGTTGAATATTCCAGATAAGTATTTCTATGATTTTTTAAGAGGGTGTATAGACGGCGACGGCACCATTGATTCTTTTAGGCATCCTGAAAGCAAGCTTCCACAATTTAGAATTCGTTTAGTTTCGGCCAGTAAACCTTTTTTGGTTTGGGTAAAAAGTATGACTGAAAAAGATGGTATAAAAGGATATTTTACTGTTGGTGGTGGTATACATGTGCTTGCTTATGCCAAGAGGGACTCGACAAAATTAGTAGATTTGTTATACTATTCACGTTTTCCGGCTAGTTTGGAAAGAAAGTATAGCCGGGCAAAAGAATTTTTGAGACAACAAGAAAATAGCCGTAATTAA
- the pnp gene encoding polyribonucleotide nucleotidyltransferase: protein MEVKNWSIEWGGRTLSIEVGKLALQANASCTVRYGDTVLLATAVMSKTTRDGIDFFPLMVNFEEKLYAAGKIKGSRFIKREGRPSEEAVLSGRLVDRAIRPLFDETMRNDVQVILTALSYDGENDTQIPAMIAAAIVLSISEIPWQGPIAGVRIGKIEDKWKINPTFAERETGSVDLVVAGTPDKVIMVEAGCKETPEDEVIGAMQFGAKELKPILDLINKIQKEVGKAKLDLSQIADEKELELRKVEKEAEKFVASHVDDWIFEAPKKGRAERVLMIEKFSKAIGEMLDEKEVDETIKKIVLGRVKIYVEKEITSRILEKGERLDGRKLDEVRELKAEIGLLPRTHGTGLFMRGDTQVLSVVTLGAPGDVQTLDTMEEEGKKRYMHHYNDTPATYGEAGPLRGPGNRAIGHGALAERAVEPMLPAEADFPYAIRVVSEVLGSNGSSSMASTCGSTLALMDAGVPLKKPVAGIAMGLASDKKGSWKLITDLQDVEDGPGGMDFKIAGTRDGVTAIQMDTKTDGLSWDIVKKTFAEAKSARIKILDFMKGVIAEPRKEMSQYAPRIITININPDKIRDVIGPGGKIINKIIAETGVSIDIEDDGRVFVTSSDATGMEKAVNWIKELTHEVTAGEIYEGTVVRLEDFGAFVNILPGQDGLVHVSEISYDRVNKPSDVLKLGDRVKVKVKEIDNLGRTNLSMKALLEKPEGYVERPAFERSSGGGRGGFGGGGRGGRGGGHGGRGR from the coding sequence ATGGAAGTAAAAAACTGGTCCATAGAATGGGGCGGACGCACCCTTTCTATTGAAGTTGGTAAATTGGCTCTTCAGGCCAATGCGTCTTGTACGGTTCGCTATGGCGACACCGTGCTTTTGGCTACCGCCGTGATGAGTAAGACCACCCGCGACGGCATAGATTTTTTCCCGCTGATGGTGAATTTTGAGGAAAAATTATATGCGGCCGGAAAAATTAAGGGCAGTAGGTTTATCAAGCGCGAAGGCAGACCGAGCGAAGAGGCGGTACTTTCCGGTCGTTTGGTTGATCGTGCTATCAGACCACTGTTTGATGAAACCATGCGCAATGACGTGCAGGTGATTTTAACTGCTTTGTCCTATGACGGCGAGAATGATACGCAGATACCGGCCATGATTGCGGCCGCAATCGTCCTGTCAATTTCTGAAATCCCGTGGCAGGGTCCGATTGCCGGCGTTAGAATTGGTAAGATTGAGGACAAATGGAAAATTAACCCCACCTTTGCGGAGAGGGAAACCGGCAGTGTTGATTTAGTGGTAGCCGGTACGCCGGATAAAGTGATTATGGTGGAAGCGGGCTGTAAAGAAACCCCGGAAGATGAAGTTATTGGCGCTATGCAATTTGGGGCCAAGGAACTCAAACCGATTTTGGATCTGATAAATAAAATTCAAAAAGAAGTTGGCAAGGCCAAACTGGATCTTTCCCAGATTGCCGATGAAAAAGAATTGGAATTGCGCAAAGTTGAAAAAGAAGCGGAAAAATTTGTAGCCAGCCATGTTGATGATTGGATTTTTGAGGCACCTAAAAAGGGCAGAGCCGAAAGGGTGTTGATGATTGAAAAATTCAGCAAGGCCATTGGCGAAATGCTTGATGAAAAAGAAGTTGATGAAACCATAAAAAAGATTGTACTCGGCCGGGTAAAAATCTATGTTGAAAAAGAGATTACTAGCCGTATTTTGGAAAAAGGAGAGCGGCTGGACGGCAGAAAACTTGATGAGGTTAGAGAATTGAAAGCGGAAATCGGACTTTTGCCGCGCACTCATGGCACCGGTCTGTTTATGCGAGGCGATACCCAGGTTTTGTCTGTAGTCACTTTGGGCGCTCCCGGCGATGTGCAGACATTAGACACTATGGAAGAAGAAGGCAAGAAACGGTACATGCATCATTATAATGATACGCCGGCCACTTACGGTGAAGCCGGACCTTTGCGCGGACCGGGTAATCGTGCCATTGGTCATGGCGCTTTGGCCGAACGGGCGGTTGAACCAATGCTTCCCGCTGAAGCCGATTTTCCTTATGCAATCAGGGTTGTTTCTGAAGTGCTTGGTTCAAACGGATCCAGTTCAATGGCTTCAACCTGCGGTTCAACCTTGGCTCTAATGGATGCCGGTGTGCCTTTGAAGAAGCCGGTGGCCGGGATTGCCATGGGTTTGGCCAGCGATAAAAAAGGCAGTTGGAAACTGATAACTGATTTGCAGGATGTTGAAGATGGGCCGGGCGGTATGGACTTTAAGATTGCCGGCACTCGTGATGGCGTCACTGCCATTCAGATGGATACCAAGACCGATGGTTTAAGCTGGGATATTGTGAAGAAAACTTTTGCGGAGGCAAAATCAGCCAGAATCAAGATTTTGGACTTTATGAAAGGCGTGATTGCCGAACCGAGAAAGGAAATGTCACAGTATGCACCGAGAATTATTACCATTAATATTAATCCGGATAAGATCCGTGATGTGATCGGCCCGGGCGGCAAGATAATCAACAAGATTATTGCCGAAACCGGTGTGTCTATAGATATAGAAGATGATGGCCGTGTGTTTGTGACGTCTTCGGATGCCACTGGCATGGAAAAAGCCGTCAATTGGATTAAAGAATTGACCCATGAAGTGACTGCCGGAGAAATTTATGAAGGCACCGTGGTCCGTTTGGAGGACTTTGGCGCTTTTGTGAACATCTTGCCCGGTCAGGACGGTTTGGTTCATGTCAGTGAAATCAGTTATGACCGAGTGAACAAGCCAAGCGACGTGCTAAAATTAGGCGATCGCGTGAAAGTTAAAGTGAAGGAAATTGATAATTTAGGCCGCACCAACTTGAGTATGAAAGCCTTGCTTGAAAAGCCGGAGGGTTATGTGGAAAGGCCGGCATTTGAAAGAAGCAGTGGCGGTGGACGAGGCGGATTTGGCGGTGGCGGACGAGGTGGTAGAGGCGGCGGACATGGTGGAAGAGGAAGATAA
- a CDS encoding NYN domain-containing protein: protein MNPQLNKKNNPLKHPEQRVGVFIDVQNMYYSAKNLFGAKVNFGNIVKEAIAGRKLVRAIAYVVSTESKEEQPFFDALYNLGIETKERPLQIFYGGEKKADWDVGITVDAIRLSPSLDAIVLVSGDGDYIPLIEFLRNQGKQVEVMAFGGTTSGKLIEAADDFINLSEDKGKFLITDKRYNHKEAGAGTHRPLNKRS, encoded by the coding sequence ATGAACCCGCAATTGAATAAAAAAAATAATCCTCTGAAGCACCCCGAACAAAGAGTAGGGGTGTTTATAGATGTACAGAACATGTACTACAGTGCCAAAAATTTATTTGGCGCCAAGGTTAACTTCGGTAACATAGTCAAAGAGGCAATTGCCGGCCGAAAGCTGGTTAGAGCCATTGCTTATGTTGTCAGCACTGAAAGCAAGGAAGAACAGCCGTTTTTTGATGCCTTGTATAACCTGGGTATTGAGACGAAAGAAAGACCTTTGCAGATTTTTTATGGCGGAGAAAAAAAAGCTGATTGGGATGTCGGCATTACAGTTGACGCCATTCGTTTGTCGCCGAGTTTAGACGCGATTGTGCTGGTTTCCGGCGATGGCGACTATATACCCTTGATTGAATTTTTGCGAAACCAGGGAAAACAGGTTGAAGTGATGGCTTTTGGCGGAACAACCTCCGGAAAATTAATTGAAGCAGCTGATGATTTTATTAATTTGAGTGAAGACAAAGGAAAGTTTTTAATTACAGATAAAAGATATAATCATAAAGAAGCTGGTGCGGGGACACATAGACCTTTAAATAAGAGGTCTTAA
- a CDS encoding glycosyltransferase has translation MAYSKKLLIVSCSTGSGHGRAAEALRLSCQKLYPDVQALHIDFADYSSWIARVSIINSYNFFISRAPGLFGYIYKLSDNFAIQPFFKVAKFFLRQGVRKFLKKLKEYQPDHIISTHFLPQLVLPIEYPTPIDVVITDYHAHRIWLSPNTRKFFVASDQVKTELEKLGIKSIVSGLPVHPKFFRERDTQKLKEEFGINNGLPTILMMPAYRGELKAKEIVNTIFSYDKNVNVVAISGHNNERVFEELANIKKSGQKNLIVIKRAENIDDWMRVADIIVSKAGGLTVTEAMFLQKPIIIINPIPGQEVFNMEYLIKSGYGFGAESCDDLAKKIEKILANPGIIKKPAPSRSNEIILTEVLKKEE, from the coding sequence ATGGCCTATTCAAAAAAACTGCTGATTGTCTCATGCTCTACCGGTTCAGGACACGGCCGGGCCGCGGAAGCCCTGCGGCTAAGCTGCCAAAAGTTATACCCCGATGTCCAAGCCCTGCATATTGACTTTGCCGACTATTCCAGCTGGATAGCCCGGGTTTCAATTATAAATTCTTATAATTTTTTTATTTCGCGCGCGCCCGGACTTTTCGGTTATATTTATAAATTATCAGATAATTTTGCCATCCAACCATTTTTTAAAGTTGCCAAATTTTTTCTCCGCCAGGGCGTGAGAAAATTTTTAAAAAAACTGAAAGAATACCAGCCCGATCACATTATTTCAACCCATTTTCTGCCCCAGCTGGTTTTACCGATTGAATATCCAACTCCCATTGATGTGGTAATAACTGATTATCACGCTCACCGTATCTGGCTCTCACCAAACACCAGAAAATTTTTTGTAGCTTCAGACCAGGTTAAAACCGAATTGGAAAAATTGGGAATAAAAAGTATTGTTTCCGGCTTGCCGGTGCACCCAAAATTTTTTAGGGAAAGAGACACTCAAAAACTAAAAGAGGAATTCGGTATAAATAACGGTCTGCCCACTATTTTGATGATGCCCGCTTATCGGGGCGAACTTAAGGCCAAAGAGATTGTTAATACAATCTTTTCTTATGACAAAAATGTAAATGTAGTAGCCATTTCCGGCCATAATAATGAGCGGGTCTTTGAAGAACTGGCCAACATAAAAAAGAGTGGACAAAAAAATCTGATTGTAATAAAAAGAGCGGAAAACATAGACGACTGGATGCGAGTGGCGGATATTATTGTCAGTAAAGCCGGCGGACTGACTGTAACTGAAGCTATGTTTTTACAAAAACCAATAATAATAATAAATCCAATCCCGGGCCAGGAGGTATTCAATATGGAATATCTGATTAAGAGCGGTTATGGATTCGGAGCCGAGTCGTGCGATGATCTGGCTAAAAAAATTGAAAAAATACTAGCCAATCCGGGCATAATCAAAAAACCGGCGCCTAGCCGGTCCAATGAAATAATTTTGACAGAGGTTCTAAAAAAAGAGGAATGA
- a CDS encoding pilin, producing MKIYLKILLAIIFASALMAGPVLAAPNINDLTSQIAQKSGYQTAGVTDTTLSQTVGMIISIVLGLVGMIFLALTVYAGFLWMTAAGDEEPITKAKKILTTSVIGLVIVLAAYSITYFVTNYLYSATSPTGNVVGGYDETTVEGINGARGCCFSTTHQCDPSYGAINLPNSGDPQRVNAENQCIKDGGSVWNNCANPCP from the coding sequence ATGAAGATTTATTTAAAAATTTTATTAGCAATAATTTTTGCCTCTGCCTTAATGGCAGGGCCGGTTTTGGCCGCCCCAAATATTAATGATCTCACCAGCCAGATTGCCCAGAAGAGCGGTTATCAAACCGCGGGTGTGACAGACACAACTCTATCCCAAACCGTTGGTATGATTATTAGTATAGTTTTAGGACTGGTAGGGATGATTTTTTTAGCCCTGACGGTTTATGCCGGCTTTTTGTGGATGACCGCGGCTGGTGATGAAGAGCCGATTACCAAAGCTAAAAAGATTTTAACTACCAGTGTGATTGGCTTAGTGATAGTTCTGGCCGCGTACAGCATTACCTATTTTGTGACTAATTATTTATATAGCGCCACTTCGCCGACAGGCAATGTGGTTGGCGGTTACGATGAAACTACTGTTGAGGGAATAAACGGGGCCAGGGGCTGTTGTTTTTCCACCACTCATCAATGCGATCCCAGTTACGGCGCCATTAATTTGCCTAATTCCGGAGATCCGCAAAGGGTGAATGCGGAAAATCAATGTATAAAAGATGGCGGCAGTGTTTGGAATAACTGCGCCAATCCTTGCCCATAA
- a CDS encoding pilin, which translates to MLKKFLIVLALVSILTIPVVVLADDYGLGAAAPSDLKTSKLGTDIPSIVGNVVGVGLSLLGVIFFLLILYAGILWMTALGNEKKVDTAKSIMEAAGIGLMIVLGAYAITTFLFKNVAGTTGGAGGAGSNPPAGNDTAGCCTFPGVNGVNVASQADCGGSGVFVLGPCPTGGQAPAGNGYCCNASGGLIGMMTEEQCTGGSWSILPCNKPVAPESGECCMNGQSGYYCAAIDQQTCTDLGGKAYYTGGNCSADCH; encoded by the coding sequence ATGTTGAAAAAATTTCTTATCGTCTTGGCTCTTGTAAGCATTCTAACCATACCGGTGGTAGTTTTGGCTGATGATTATGGTTTGGGGGCGGCCGCGCCGTCGGACTTAAAAACTTCAAAATTGGGAACTGATATCCCTTCTATTGTTGGAAATGTAGTGGGAGTGGGCCTGTCGCTTTTGGGCGTGATTTTTTTCCTGTTGATTCTCTACGCCGGCATTTTATGGATGACGGCTTTGGGAAATGAAAAGAAAGTGGACACGGCCAAAAGCATAATGGAAGCGGCTGGGATTGGACTTATGATTGTTCTGGGAGCGTATGCGATTACCACCTTCTTGTTTAAGAATGTGGCCGGAACTACGGGGGGCGCAGGAGGCGCAGGAAGCAACCCTCCGGCGGGAAATGATACTGCCGGGTGCTGTACCTTTCCCGGAGTAAACGGTGTTAATGTGGCCTCACAGGCCGACTGCGGCGGTAGTGGTGTTTTTGTCTTGGGACCATGTCCCACCGGCGGGCAAGCCCCGGCGGGTAATGGCTATTGTTGTAATGCCAGTGGTGGTTTGATTGGTATGATGACAGAAGAACAGTGTACCGGCGGGTCGTGGAGTATTTTACCATGCAATAAGCCGGTTGCACCTGAATCCGGAGAGTGTTGTATGAATGGCCAGAGTGGATATTATTGTGCGGCGATTGATCAGCAGACCTGTACTGACCTTGGGGGGAAAGCTTACTATACAGGTGGTAATTGTTCAGCAGATTGTCATTAA
- a CDS encoding pilin yields MKSNFRIYLLALAASLFFLIPAKADIFHCCKTCQEFDGNKVDPASIVDACTKCGEQPISGPCDKTAQPAASSGINTGGKTADQLRSAAASQLNPAKFTAPTDLIRRVISLMMAFIGSIALVLFIWAGILWMTAAGEEKKIDSAKKIIVWTSLGVLVMLLSYTLVNFVIKAIK; encoded by the coding sequence ATGAAATCTAATTTTAGAATTTATTTATTAGCGCTAGCGGCTAGTTTGTTTTTTTTAATTCCGGCTAAAGCGGATATTTTTCATTGTTGTAAGACCTGTCAGGAGTTTGACGGCAATAAAGTAGATCCGGCGTCCATAGTGGACGCCTGTACAAAATGCGGCGAACAACCAATAAGTGGTCCGTGTGACAAAACCGCACAACCCGCCGCTTCGTCTGGTATTAATACAGGCGGTAAAACAGCCGATCAATTGAGGAGTGCTGCAGCCAGTCAATTGAATCCGGCAAAATTTACAGCCCCCACTGATTTAATTAGACGAGTTATCAGTTTAATGATGGCTTTTATCGGTTCAATCGCCCTGGTTTTGTTTATCTGGGCTGGAATATTATGGATGACCGCGGCCGGTGAGGAGAAAAAAATTGACTCGGCCAAAAAAATTATTGTTTGGACAAGTTTGGGGGTTTTGGTAATGTTATTAAGTTATACCTTGGTGAATTTTGTGATTAAAGCGATTAAATGA
- a CDS encoding pilin, whose amino-acid sequence MSERNLKKIFFVAIMASLLFFGAGSALAANPVSDLIQKCGNQTTPSGDCADVSVFVTLLITVGNYVFGIVGALALLFFIYGGFTLILSQGNAEKVKKGMSIIMAAGVGLVIVFSAYILVQFLSTSLGVK is encoded by the coding sequence ATGAGTGAGCGAAATTTAAAAAAAATATTTTTTGTGGCAATCATGGCCAGTTTGTTGTTTTTTGGGGCCGGGTCTGCCTTAGCCGCCAATCCGGTTTCGGATTTGATCCAAAAATGCGGCAACCAAACTACGCCCAGCGGGGACTGCGCGGATGTAAGTGTCTTTGTCACCCTGCTTATCACTGTTGGCAATTATGTTTTTGGAATTGTCGGCGCGCTGGCTTTACTGTTTTTTATTTATGGCGGCTTTACTTTGATTTTATCGCAAGGGAATGCCGAAAAAGTAAAAAAGGGCATGAGCATAATAATGGCCGCCGGAGTTGGCTTGGTTATTGTGTTTAGCGCCTATATACTGGTGCAGTTTTTGAGCACGAGTTTGGGAGTAAAGTGA
- a CDS encoding extracellular solute-binding protein: MIKKILPFLVIIPVLLLGGFGCKGLSTAQQQATQPVTLEYWTVYDDVDALQANIDKFKAERPYLTINLRQLRPDEIYQRLVETLAEDKGPDIISVQNKYMHVYQTKLAAMPASVQDTTVTVTKNAIGGTDTTINTANVVLPNITQIDREYVQAVKSDVVIGGKIYGLPLSFDTMALYYNKDLLDKAGVAEPPKTWDDFRKAVLKITKIDKKTDTVLQSGAALGTAANIPGFDDLLYILFKQSNVSFVDQNGYAVFNASSVNEGSSPAMSVMNFYTDFANPTRDVYSWNEDKGSALDSFINGSLAFYFGYNFNYATIKARAPQLNFDVLPMLQLNPDQPVNAASYWLQTVTGKSKHQNEAWDLVNYLTHSKAVKDYLDTTARPSALRTYISGQLDNPVLFPFASQALVANSWYKGRNYDGAVKSLGDMTHQWLAPIPSSKDPLGWQQEILNRAASQMNQTFAQ; this comes from the coding sequence ATGATTAAAAAAATTCTTCCTTTTTTAGTTATAATCCCGGTTTTACTGTTGGGGGGTTTTGGTTGCAAGGGTTTGTCTACAGCTCAACAACAGGCAACCCAGCCGGTTACCCTGGAATACTGGACAGTTTATGATGATGTTGATGCCCTGCAGGCGAATATAGATAAATTCAAAGCCGAACGCCCGTATTTGACCATAAATTTAAGACAGCTTCGTCCGGATGAAATTTATCAAAGATTGGTTGAAACCCTGGCTGAAGACAAGGGCCCGGATATTATTTCGGTTCAAAATAAATACATGCATGTCTACCAAACAAAATTGGCGGCGATGCCTGCTTCGGTGCAAGACACAACCGTCACTGTAACAAAAAATGCGATTGGCGGTACAGATACTACCATAAATACTGCTAATGTTGTTTTGCCGAATATCACGCAAATAGACAGAGAATATGTGCAGGCGGTTAAAAGCGATGTTGTGATTGGTGGAAAAATTTACGGATTGCCGCTTTCTTTTGACACCATGGCTTTGTATTACAATAAAGATTTACTGGACAAAGCCGGAGTGGCCGAGCCGCCAAAAACTTGGGATGATTTCCGCAAAGCGGTCTTAAAGATAACTAAGATTGATAAAAAGACCGACACGGTTTTACAATCCGGAGCCGCGCTGGGCACGGCTGCCAATATTCCCGGGTTTGATGATTTGTTATATATTTTGTTCAAACAGAGCAACGTGAGTTTTGTTGATCAAAACGGTTATGCGGTTTTTAATGCCTCGTCTGTCAACGAAGGATCGTCACCGGCTATGTCCGTTATGAATTTTTATACTGATTTTGCCAATCCCACCCGTGATGTTTATTCTTGGAACGAGGATAAGGGCAGTGCTTTGGATAGTTTCATAAACGGATCTCTCGCTTTTTATTTTGGCTATAATTTTAACTACGCTACCATCAAAGCCCGTGCGCCCCAGCTTAATTTTGATGTTCTGCCAATGCTTCAGCTTAACCCGGATCAGCCGGTGAACGCGGCTAGTTATTGGCTCCAAACCGTTACCGGAAAATCAAAACATCAAAACGAGGCCTGGGACTTAGTGAATTATTTGACCCACTCAAAGGCGGTTAAAGATTATTTGGACACAACCGCGCGGCCTTCTGCTTTGCGCACATATATTTCCGGACAATTGGATAATCCGGTTTTATTCCCGTTTGCTTCGCAGGCGCTGGTGGCAAATAGCTGGTATAAAGGACGTAATTATGATGGTGCGGTAAAGAGCTTGGGCGATATGACCCACCAATGGCTTGCACCAATTCCAAGCAGCAAAGACCCGCTGGGTTGGCAGCAGGAAATTTTAAACAGAGCGGCTTCGCAGATGAATCAAACCTTTGCGCAATAA
- a CDS encoding UTP--glucose-1-phosphate uridylyltransferase, translating to MSKIRKLVIPVAGLGTRFLPATKAQPKEMLPVVDKPIIQYVVEDAVRSGITDIILVTGPSKRAVEDHFSPNYELVNLLKKQGKDEVAEEVKKIADMANFIFIRQKGPYGNGTPVLCAKAVVGDEPFAVMWGDEFFYAPKKPQLKQLVETFEKYGDPVLTAYKVSKSDTSKYGILDALEVEKSTYQVKNIVEKPGPEQAPSQLASLGGFILTPDIFGALEHTKLGKSGELWLVDAIFKLLKKRSIYARLIEGTYYDTGSKIGYLRANVDFALRDKKLSGEFRRYLKSVV from the coding sequence ATGTCAAAAATAAGAAAATTGGTTATTCCGGTCGCCGGTCTGGGTACCAGATTTTTACCGGCCACCAAGGCCCAGCCCAAGGAAATGCTACCGGTGGTGGATAAGCCGATCATTCAATATGTAGTTGAGGATGCGGTGCGGTCGGGGATTACGGATATTATTCTGGTAACCGGTCCGAGCAAGCGGGCGGTTGAAGACCATTTTAGTCCCAATTATGAGTTGGTGAATCTGCTCAAAAAGCAGGGCAAAGACGAAGTGGCGGAAGAGGTTAAAAAAATTGCGGACATGGCCAATTTTATTTTTATCAGGCAAAAAGGCCCGTATGGAAACGGCACGCCGGTGTTGTGCGCCAAGGCCGTGGTTGGGGACGAACCGTTTGCCGTGATGTGGGGAGATGAATTTTTCTATGCGCCCAAAAAACCCCAGCTTAAACAGTTGGTTGAGACCTTTGAAAAATACGGCGATCCGGTTTTGACGGCATATAAAGTTAGCAAATCCGATACGTCAAAGTATGGAATTCTTGATGCTTTGGAAGTGGAAAAAAGCACTTATCAGGTAAAAAATATCGTGGAAAAACCCGGTCCGGAGCAAGCGCCTTCGCAGTTGGCCAGCTTGGGCGGATTTATCTTAACTCCAGATATATTTGGAGCGCTGGAGCATACAAAACTTGGCAAGAGTGGTGAGCTGTGGTTGGTGGATGCTATTTTTAAATTGCTCAAGAAGCGGTCTATTTATGCCCGGTTAATTGAAGGAACTTATTATGACACCGGGTCAAAAATTGGCTATTTAAGAGCCAATGTTGATTTTGCTTTAAGAGATAAAAAATTAAGCGGAGAATTTAGAAGGTATTTGAAAAGTGTGGTATAA